The following is a genomic window from Adhaeribacter radiodurans.
CAGCATATTGAATAATGTTTGTGCTATCGTAGAACTTAATTTTAGGCGAAGCAATTCCTGCTTGCGGATTTTTCTCAAAAAAATTAACTAAAGGTTCTAAAAATCCAACTTCTACTTCGGTATCGTTATTTAAAAAGAAAAGATATTTTCCTTTAGCCTGAATTATGCCTAAGTTGTTACCGCCGGCGTACCCTAAATTCTTTGCCGAGCGAATAAGGTTTACCTCGGGATATTGTTCTTTAATTACATCAGGTTTGTCGGTAGGGGAGGCATTATCCACTACAATTACTTCAATGTTCGGATAAGTAATTTGCCGCAATGAAGCCAGCATTTCGCAGGTAATCCGGGCTTGGTTGTAGTTAACCGAAATGATAGAAACTAAAGGGGTAGACATATAAAATAGTAAATATTATTAATTTTTTGAATCTAATTTGGGAGCCAGGAAAACGAAGGACCAGGAGATATAAACAATCAGGGCCGAAGGAATGCCGTTTATTACCTCATTGCCATAGCTACAGGCGAAAACTCCGGCGGTACCAGCCGTTAGGGCTATTAATTTTATGCGTAATTTGGGGTCTTTTAGGTTCCAGATAATGCCGCTGCATTTACCCAGAATGTACATGATGATGCCAAACCAGATAACTAAACCAACCACGCCGTACATTACCCAAACTTTTACCCAGTAACTATCGGGCGGGATGATTGAAAGAAACTTATCTGAATTGTAGGTAGTGCCATTCATGCCACTTACGCCAACACCACCGCCAAAAGGAAGATCAGCGAGGTATTTTTTTAATTTTTGTTGGTTATTGAACCGTACGTTTAAAGATATGTCCTCGGGATCAAGTGCTGTGCGGAGCCTTACTATGTGGTAAGAATAAGAATTACCGATAGTAGTGTATTTTAAAATATACAAACTGCCTAAAGCCAGTGCACAACCTACAATTAACGTTTTAGTTTGCTTGCTTAAGAATAAAGCCACAAAAACGCCTACTACCAGGGCAAATAAAGCACCGCGGGTGCCAGATATTAGCATACCATACAGCAAAATGGCCGAAGCTATGCCTAATACTATTTTTTTCCACCATTTAAACGGGCCTAGGGCCAAAACCAGGGCTACTAAACCCAAATGCGCCTGGGATGCCCCGAACTGACCGGCATCGGTAAACAAAGAAAAAACCCGTAGCTTACCAAAAACGATGTGGGTTAGGTCTGCGCCTGCATCCAGCCATCTTTGCTCCCCTTCGGTTAATCCAATATACAGCTGTTTCATGCCATATAAAGTAGCCAGGAGAGATAAGCCCAGTACAAGCTTTAAAAAAAAGTCTAAATCTTTCTTCTGCGTAAATAAAACAGCGCTGAGCAGGGCAATCAATAACCAGTTTAATGAAGTAAACCGCATTTCCTGAAGCCAGCCTATCCTGCTGGCACCTGCTGGGTTTACTATTTCAATTAAGTTTATCAGGAACCAAACAAAAGCAAGCAAAAAATGCCCGTTTCGAAGGTTGCTCCAATGGTATTGGTACCTATTGAAAGCTACTGCAACACAGGAAAGTAACAATAACCCGTCCATTAAAGGGCCAATGGGAGGAGCAACAGGTGAATTTCTAAGAATAGCGGTTATTATAAAGCAATAAATAATATAAGCAATAAACCCTACTTTAGGCTGAATAAATACGGCGGCCGTAAAAGCAAATGCTATAACTATACCCACCAGTGCCAAAGGCATGAACACGCCAACTTTAACCGTTAGCCAACCGGATGCAATAGCAGCGATTATGGCTACAGGCAAAATAATATTATTTGCCTTAGGCTCTTTAATGATGGTTGAATGCATGCCTTTTTATATGATTAGCTTTAAAAGTACACCAGTAAATCTTACTAAATTAAACTGGCAGGTGTACTTCCTCTTGCTGGCCTATAATTGGTTGAATTACTTTTGGCTTTACCGCTTTGGGAGTTGCTGTGTGCTTAATGCTTGTGAGCGTATCGTCGTTTTTGGCCAGTACTCCATTTAGTAAAACTTCAATGGGAGCATGCGAAACTTTTTTAATCTCTTCAAATACTGCTTGATCTGTTTTTTGCCAGGTACGATTTGCTCTTACAGTAAGCACTATAAAATCCAGGTACTTTAATAGCGATGCGGGATAGGTATTTTCTAAAACAGCCGGAAATTCAATAAAAATCACAGAATAAGAAGGATAATTTTTACCGATTAATATATCAGCAATGGTTATCCGGTTATTTAAGCCGTAAAGAGGAGAGTAAAAAGAAGTATGCGTACCAGAAGCAATTTGGTTAGTATGATCTTCAGGAAATAAGGCAAGCGTTTTTATACCTTTGGTATTTAACTGATTCGTTAAAATGCTGATTGCTGTGCTTTTTCCTTCTTCCGCTAAACTGCTTAAAACGCCTATAATAAATGGCTCATTGGCATTGTTCCGTTGTTGCATTTTTAGGAGTACTTGCCGAGAAAGTAATTCTTCTGCGGTTTTAGCCTGTAAAATCTGCTGTTTCTTTTTGCCAAATAATACGGGGAGAATACCTACTATCGGGAATCCGGTTTGCTGAGTTGCTACAAAGGTATTCTTTAACGAATTGTCTAACATTTCAGAACCAACCAAGTAAGCAGTAACCATAAAGAAGGTACCGGAGGCGCCAAATAAGAGGAGTAATAGCAAATTAGATTTAATAGCCTTAACTGGGGTATAAGGCGGATCCACTACGGTAAGTTCCGATGTGATTTCGATGTTCCGTTGATTAAGTTTGCTTTCGGTTAAGCCATTGAGCAAAGAAAAATACTCTTTCTCAGCTAAATCTTTTTCCCGTTCTATTTTACGAAGCTCTGCTCCTAAAGGAGCCACCTTGTCGTATTCTTCTCCAAAAACTTTTAATTGCCGGCGAATTACAAAAAGCTGACCTTTTAGTTCCTCCACTAAAACGGTATTTTTGATCCATTCATTCAGTAAGTCTTTGCTTAATACCGCTTGAACAGATTGAATTTTAGAATACGCATTATCCATGGTTATTCTAATTTTGTTTTCAATTACATCAGCTTGTTGTTTTAAAGTAGCTATTTGACTGGTAGCTGCTGCATTAGATTTTCCCCGATTTATTACTTCTACTTCTGCAAGTTGCGTATTGAGTTTAGAAAGCTGATCTCTTAATTGTAAAATTTCTTGATTATAAAGATTAACCGCACCCCGTTCCTTTAATGTTTTTTCAACTGCTTTAAGCGCACCAAAAGCACCGGCATACTGCATTTCTAAGGAGTTGTAATTTTCGAGCATGTGCTGCTTGTCGGCGGCAATAGCAGATGCTTGTTCATTATAATTAATGAGGCTATTAGTTTTATGGAATTTCAAGAAATTTTCTTCGGCAGCTTCCAGTCTCTTATAGGCCTTAGTAGTAGCAGTTTCAAAGTAGTTCATTACCGATTCGTTTTGGCCTTCCATCAATTCTGTATGTTTCCGGATAAAAACATTGCTTAGAATTTCAAGAGTTTGCTGGCACATAACGGCATCATTAGAAGAAAAATCTATTTTTAGTAAATTACTATTAGGTAGTTGGGTAGCGTTAATTTTAGAAAGTGCTTTTAAAGAATACCCAGGTTCCTCGGAGTTTAGGATAGTATAGATTTCGTTCTGCTGGTTAGATTTTAAATAATTTTCCAGCTTTTTAACAGTTTCTTCTACTGTTGTGCCAACTAACTTTTTCTTTAAAGGCTCTGAAATTAGTTCATTTAAATGAGTATACGTTTTCCAGCTAAGTACTGCCGGGTCATACTTCTTTAGCTGTAGGTGCGAAGCCAATATACGCAGGGCAACTTCTTGTTTAGTTTCGCGGGAGTTAATAAGGTTAAGCAAATTGGCAAAAGCCCGATTGGTAGCAAAGTAATCTGAGCTGTTATCTGTTTTTATGCCTACTCCAGATGCGATACCAGTGTAAATAACAGTATCTGAAGTGTATTCTTTATCCATTTTACGGGCAAAGTAATATATGGAGGCTGCAGTAATTAATGGTATGCTTATAAGTATAAGCCAATTGCGCAGCATTAACCGGTAAAAACTCTTAAATGTCATTTTCGGTTCATTAAATCGTTAATGGTGATTCCTGTTAGTTCTTCTAATATTAGGTATACTGTTTCGTACTTATTTTTAAATTGTTCTTGCGCCATGGCCGACTTGGTGTAGAAATCATTCACCACCATTAACTCATCCAGTTCAATCTGACCTAATTTGAATTTTTTATCAGCTAATTTTTTGTTTATATCCGCCGACTGCAAGGCATCTACCGATTGCTCCCAGGTAACTTTTGCTAAGCTTACTTCTTGGTAGGTTTTAATAACTAACTGCCTGATTTCTCTTTCTTCGGTTTTACGATCCGCTTCGGCTTGTTTTAAAGTTAATTCTTGCCGGTGCACTTCATACTTGCGGCCAAGTAGCTGGCCCAGAGAAAGGCTTAAATTTATTCCGGAATTGTACTGTGCCCGGGCTGGTAAATTAAAAGCATTGATCTGACTCACTTGTTGGTCGCCGTTAACGGTATTTAACATGGTGCCATAACTGTAGCCTGACCCCACTGCTAGCCCGTTTAATATTTGTTTGCGGGATAGCCGAATATTGTCATAAGCAATTTGTTTGGCCGCGTCCAATTTTTCAATTTGGGCAGAGTACTTTACGGCCGCATCAATCAACAGCGGAAGCGCAATTTCCGGCGATTTGAAGAACTTTTCCTGCCAATCTGTTGGTTGGGGATTATTTTGCCCAAATGCCAGCAGTATACTGGAAGAAAGAAGAAGAGATACTAATATTTTTTTCATCAAACGTTTTCTTTTTGAAATAAAGCCGGAAAAGTTTTTAGAATTATTTGCAAGTCTTTTCTAAGGGAGAAATTTTTGGCGTATTCAATGTCCAACTCTTTGCGCTCTTCTTCCGACATATTTCCTCCTTTACCGCGTTTACTTACCTGCCAAAGGCCAGTAATTCCGGCAGGAGCAATAAATCTGGCGGCAAAATGATCTGTGGTAATTTTTTCAGCTTCGTACAAAGGCAATGGCCTGTTTCCGACTATTGACATATCGCCACGCAATACATTATACAACTGCGGGAGCTCGTCCAGGCTGGTATTACGTAAAAACATGCCAATTTTAGTAATGCGGGGATCATTCGCTATTTTAATAAAAGCAGCTCCATTTTCGGCTTGTTTCGCAACCTTATATTGCTTTTCACAAATGGTTTTTCCCTGGCTATCAATAAGTGGGCTCTGGCAATTGGTACCGGCAGCCGTACAGGCCGCACATAAACTGGTAAATTGTTGAGCAGGCTCTTCTGCAATAGCAGTCTGATACTGATTTAAATTTTTCATGGAAGTCAGCATCTTGTCTGCATTTTGCCGCATAGACCTGAATTTCCAGAAGCGAAAAATACGATAACCAGTGCCAACCCGGTAAGAATAATAAAAAGCCGGTCCTTTAGACTCCAGCTTAACTAATAAAGCAACTAGCAGAAATAAAGGAGAAAGGCATAATAGGGCAGTAGCAGAAACCAGAATATCAAAAGTACGCTTACCTATAGGATTTTGGTAGGCGTAAGGATTTTTCTGGGTTGCAGAAATAGCTGTTTTGCCGGTATCGGTTAATTGAAGTTGGGCGAGTAGTTTTTCTTTTTCTATTTTTTGCGAAAAGATATCCGTTACTCCTGCATCAACCAGCATCGATTGTAAACCCGATGAAACAGAATCGTTAGTTAACCAGAAAATGGGTTCTTTAATTCCGATATCTTTTTTTAAGGTCCGGATTAAGTTTAAGCCTAGGGGCGAAGTAAGACTAGCCGAATCTAAGATGGCATCAAAGTATTCACCTTTGGCTAACCACGACAAAAAATTGGTTGGATTATCAAAATGCTGAACATCTACATCTGCTGCAAATTCAGAAGTGAAGTCTTGAACTTCTTGTTCGTTAGAGCCGAGACAAACTACTCTCTTTCTCATAGTAAAGATTAATTAAGCTTTAATTCTTCTTAGTACATTTTTAATCCGGATATCCAATTCTTCCGGGTTAAAAGGTTTTATCATGTAATCGTCGGCTCCTTGTTTTAAGCAGGTAATTTTGTTGCTGGTTTCATCTTTACCCGATAGCATGATTAAGGGAATATCACTAAACTTAGTAGTAGCACGTAATTGCTTAATAAAATCGAGGCCATTCATCAAGGGCATCTCAAAGTCGGCTACTATAGCATCTATGTGATGACCTTCCTGGAGCCAGGTCATGGCTTCCTGTCCGTTTGACTTTACTTGTACTAAGTATTCTTTTGCGAAATAATGCTCTAAAATCAGACCTATAGATGGTTCATCGTCTACAATAAGTAATCTTTTCTTCATAGATAAGTAGTTTCGATTATTGTTTAAATTATTTATATAGTAGCAGCCGTTTTCTTTATTAAATACAATATTCTTCCATTAAGGCAATTTATTGCCTTTATTTAAATCTTAATCCAGAAAAGAAATTGTGCTATACTAAATTATTAAGAGTATGATGAAACAAATGTATATTTCTTTTTATTAAAAAAGTAATATTTGTAAAAATATTTTTTTGTCCAGTTTCCTTACTAATAACCAATAAAAAAGCCTTTATAATAACTATAAACTTGAACCATATTGCTTAAGTTCAAATGCATACAGTATTATAATATTAATAATTTTATAAAATTATAGGACTTTAGCCTTTTTTGAATAAAAATATAAGAGTTGTTATCTAAGATGGAGTTAATTAAATTATATTTAATATATATATAAAATTTAATAATTAAGACTCGTTTAAGAATTGATCGTGGAGTGAAGTTGTTCTTGGAATACAGCGATTACCTTATCAGTGGTACTATTAACTATTTTAAGAAGATTATCCAGGTCAGAGAAATTGTTTCTCTTATTACATATTTCTTCCATTTTTGTGGCAGCTTGAGCAGCTCCTTTAATTCCTATGTTCCCGTATGTAGATTTAAGACTATGGGCAATATGCGCAACGGTACTCCAATCTTCCTGAGAAATAGAGAAAGAAAGCTTTTCTAATTGGCTGGGCACTAAATCAATAAACAGTTGCTGCATTTTTCTCACGAAATTGGCATCTTCAGCCAAATTGCCTAAACCCGAAAAGTCGTACAATGCAGGTTCCAGAGTTATTGGTTCTAGCGCACTTTCTAATGGAGTAATAGTAGGCGGTTCCTGATTATGGATAGTAGAAGAAAGTAAATTGCTTTCAGCAGAGCCTTTCACAAGATTTTCTTCACCTTGAGTTATAACGTTACGAGCAACGGTCAGGTACAAGTTCGCTTCAGGATATGGTTTAAATAAATAATCAGAGAAGCCGGATTCTTTATATCTGTTTACATCAATTTTACTGGCATTAGCCGTAAATGCAATTATTGGGGTGTTTTGATTGGGATTAGACTCTTTTCGAATAGTAGCGGTTGCCTCAATCCCATTCATATGCGGCATATCAATATCCATCAGAATAAGATCATACGGCTTTGCTCTGGCTTTCTCACAAGCTTCTACTCCATCTTGGGCTACTTCTACTTGTGCTTCCCAATATTTAAGCTGTGAAATTACTAAAAGTTGATTTGCTGGATTATCTTCTGCTAATAAAATGTGCAGTCCTTTTAATTCATCTGAATTCTCTGGTATTTCTGGCTTGCCTGATTCATTTTTCTCTTCCTTTATTGGAAAGGGTATAATAAAAGAAAATTCCTTTTCTTGGTTGGATATTGTTTTTAACCACATCTTACCACCCTGAAGTTCTACTATTTTTTTGCAAATTTTTAGTCTAACATCCAGGTTGTCAAACGTAAAATGTTCGTTGCCATCGGGCTTTGTAGAACTAGCAAAAATGCTTTCTAGTTTATCTGAGTTACTATTCCAATTATTAACCCTAACCGAAAACTCCACATTTACTATTTTAACCAATTTAGCTTGAATTCGGGCACCAACTGATATCTGACCCTTAGAAGCATGTTTTACAGAGTAGGAGATCAAATTAGTAAAAATTTGGTTTAAACGATAAGGGTCGCCTTGTACCAAAGGAAGCTGGTTAGGTAATTCACCAATTTGTACTTCTATCTTATGGTCTTCAGTTTTTGTAACTAGTGCGCTGGTGGAGTAATGTAAAATAGAAGCAATGTCAAACGTTGTAGCTTTAAAAACAATGTCGCCTGTTTGTAATTTAGTAAATTCCAGAACATGGTCAGGAGCATCTAAAAGATTATCAGCAATAGATTGAATCAGGCGTAGGTAATCTTCCTGCTCTACGCTAATAAAGCCTTTCTTTAAAAGTCTTGTTAAGCCGACAATAGTATTTATATCAGCTTTAAATTCTTCCTTTAAGTTATTTACAAATTGCAGCTTAATCTGATTAGCTTCTTGTTTTTCTAGTATAGATTTTTTAAACGTAGTAATGTCGTTGGAAGTAGATAAAAGAAAACGGGCACCATCCGGTGATGTAAATGGCTTTTTAGTAGTATTAAACCAAATTTGTTGGCCATTCTCTTGCTCAAATAAATCTTCTATAGTAACCTGATTGTTTGATTTTATAATCTCCAAATCAGATTCGTAAGAATAATCAGAATCTAGAAAGCCTTTATTCAAGATATACGATGCACTTTGCTGGTGTAACTGAGCGTAAGCATCGTTCATAAGCACAAACTTACCTAGCTCATCTCGTACATAAATAGGATTAGGGCTAATTTCAACTAGTTGCCGAATAAATTCCATTCTGTTTCTTTTTTGAAAAAATAACCAACTGTCTGTAAAATTGATTGGCTTGGCATTTTACTTAACGTTTGTGTTTAGTCTTAGTTTTACAGAGTTGTTGATGATAGTAAGTAGACTTGATTATAAAATATTTATAATGTTAAGGTAAAGTAAAATTTCATTTATAAGAAAGTGAATTAATCTTTACAATTGAATAGTTATATAAGCAATGATGATAGTAGTAATTCTTGAAATTTGAGCAAAAGTACAGGAATTAGGTAGTACTTTAAAATAAAAGCAAAAATTTTATATAACTTAAATATTACTTTTTTTATAATATTATGGTGGGTTTAACTTGTAAAATTAAATTAACATAGAATTTAATTACTGACAGGAGCTTATATGTTATAATTTTGGTTCCTAAAAGCAAGGATTTTGTTTTAACTAACTTTGGATTATGTTTATTTAAGGTATAATGCTTATTTTATACTTTCACTAATTATTTAATTTGTATATTTTAAATAATATTCAATTAAATATATTTTTTATTGATTATATCATACCCTTATATATTACTATTTAATTGAAAAATTATTTCATTGTTATTCAAAACTACGGTATAATTCAGCAAAATGTTTGGAATAATATTTGAATAATTTAATAAATATATATTTAGAAAGAATGTGTTTTCTATTTTTAAATAAATGTTAGTACTGCTTGAACTAATTAGAAGAAGTTAAGAAGGAAAAGATCAACTTAGTTCAAGTACTATAATTGAGTAAATATTTAAAGATTATCACAATCTAAGCTGTTAATCCTTTTAACCTCAGATTTATAAGCATTAAATAAGTTGCTCACTCTAAATTATCAGAAGAATTGAGTATGGTATACAGTTTACTTATTGTAAGATGATTAATAAAATCGACCAAGAAGCTGGAGGGCTGAAGGTTACAAACATTGTGGGCTTAAAAACCCCCACCAAGAGAGAGTTGCTTATTCTCAAAATTCTTATTGGCGGAGGCCTCATCAGCTTGGTTATATTTGCCCGCTGGTTATTAAGTGAGGAGCAAGTTGGCTATTTCCCTCTTTATGTTTCACTCTTACTTTCCTTAGGATATAAAATGTTGCGGGTACTCCACGAGTGGTACCATTACTGGGGTATCAAAACTACGCCGCTCCCCAAGCCTACCCGCACCTGGACCGTAGATATGCTGACCACCGCCGTGCCTGGTGAGCCCTTCGCGATGATTGAGCAAACCCTTAAAGCGATGAAAACAGTGCGTTACCCCCATACTACTTATCTCTGTGACGAAGGTAATGACCCGGCTTTAATTAAACTATGTCAGGAGTTAGAGGTGGTGCATGTTACCCGCTCTATTAAGATTAATGCCAAGGCCGGTAATATCAATAATGCGTTGCAGCAGGCTACCGGAGAACTGTGCGTTATTATGGACCCCGACCACATTCCGGTTCCTTCTTACTTAGACGAAGTAGTAGCTTATTTCGAAGACTCAGAATTAGGATACGTGCAAATGGTACAAGCCTACTACAATGCCGAAGATAGCTTTTTTGCCCGGGGAGCCGCCCAACAGACTTATTTATTTTATGGCCCCATGATGCTGGGCATGAATGGGCATGGTACGGTGCAGGCTATTGGCGCGAATTGTACCTTTCGCCGGGCAGCCTTAGATTCTATTGGCGGTCATGCTCCCGGTCTTTCCGAAGACATGCATTCGGCCATGCAGTTGCACGCTAAAGGTTGGAAATCCGTTTATACACCCAAAATATTAACCCGGGGGCTCGTGCCAAATACGCTGGCTTCGTATTTTAAACAGCAAATAAAATGGTCCCGTGGTACTTTTGATTTATTGGCTCATGTATACCCTCGGCTATTTAAAAATTTTACCTGGCGCCAGAAATTACATTACTTATTGTTGCCCCTGCATTATGCTTTTGGCCTGATTGTTTTATTAGACATTTTAATTCCAGTAATTTCCTTATTACTGGGGCAAACTCCTGTTAATATTGAATGGCATCAATTTTTCTGGGTACTACTCCCTTATCTAGGGTTTACTACCCTTATTCGGCAGTACGCTCAACGGTGGTTGCTGGAAGACCACGAAAAGGGTTTTCATATCTCCGGTGGAATATTGCTCTTTGCCAGTTGGTGGGTATTTTCTTTAGGATTAATCTATACAATTTTTAATATTAAAGTACCGTATATCGCTACCCCCAAAAACGATGAAGATCGTAACAACTGGTCTTTAAGTATGCCCAATATAATTGTATGCGGGTTGAATTTAGCGGTTATGGTATACGGCTTATCGCGCGATTGGAGCCCTTATAGCTGGATGATGGCATCTTATGTAGGGCTAAACAGTTTGCTTTTAAGTGTTACAATTGTGGCAGCTCAACCCGTTTTGCTTAAGAAAGTAAAAATTTGGCTGCAGCCTTTTTCTATTACGCACTTGCTTTACCAACCATTAAAGTTAATACACCAGGTTATTTTACCAGATACTTACCGGCTTTTGCGGAAGGGAGCACCTGCCTTTGCTATTCTTCTTTTCTTAACCTGCAACAGCTTTATCCTGATGGATTATAATCCCAGCAAAGACGTAGAAGTACTCAACGGACCGCAAACCAAAGCTACAGGTGGTTTTTATACCGGTATGTACCTGCCAGCCGGACAAGAAGAAAAAACCTTACCTATTGCCGATACTTTCCAGAAGCAATTAGGTAGTAACCTAAATATTCTTACAGTGCAGCAACCTTGGGAACCGGAGAATGCTGCCATTTTTCCGCAAACCTTATTGGACCGCATTGCCCAGCGTGGGGCCATTCCTCTTATTACCTGGAACCCGATTTATAATAAACCGGGAGAAAAATCAAATGAAACTAATGAAAATATTTTAATAGCAATTGCGGCCGGTAAGTATGATTCCTATATACAATCCTACGCGCGTCGTATTCAGCGGTATAATCATCCGATTTATATTCAGTTTGCTCCCGAAGCCGATAATTATAAGGATAGTTACAATCAACCTTTAAAAATTAGTCCGAAAGTATTTGTTGCGGCTTACCAGCATGTGGTGGCTACATTTGCTACCACCGGCGTCAATAATGTAAGTTGGATTTGGCACCCAGCCAGTCCTCAAAACATAGAAGCTTATTACCCGGGCGAGAACTACGTGGATTGGGTAGGGGTAACATGTTTAAATTACGGTAAGGCTGCCGAAGATGGCAAATGGCGCACCTTTGAAGAACTTTACCGGCCTTTTCGAAACGAAATACTCAAGTTGAACAAACCCGTTATACTCACCGAATTTGGTTCTACGCACTACGGGGGTAATGGGCAGGAATGGCTAGAATATTACCTGCCTTTAATTCCGA
Proteins encoded in this region:
- a CDS encoding response regulator, which gives rise to MEFIRQLVEISPNPIYVRDELGKFVLMNDAYAQLHQQSASYILNKGFLDSDYSYESDLEIIKSNNQVTIEDLFEQENGQQIWFNTTKKPFTSPDGARFLLSTSNDITTFKKSILEKQEANQIKLQFVNNLKEEFKADINTIVGLTRLLKKGFISVEQEDYLRLIQSIADNLLDAPDHVLEFTKLQTGDIVFKATTFDIASILHYSTSALVTKTEDHKIEVQIGELPNQLPLVQGDPYRLNQIFTNLISYSVKHASKGQISVGARIQAKLVKIVNVEFSVRVNNWNSNSDKLESIFASSTKPDGNEHFTFDNLDVRLKICKKIVELQGGKMWLKTISNQEKEFSFIIPFPIKEEKNESGKPEIPENSDELKGLHILLAEDNPANQLLVISQLKYWEAQVEVAQDGVEACEKARAKPYDLILMDIDMPHMNGIEATATIRKESNPNQNTPIIAFTANASKIDVNRYKESGFSDYLFKPYPEANLYLTVARNVITQGEENLVKGSAESNLLSSTIHNQEPPTITPLESALEPITLEPALYDFSGLGNLAEDANFVRKMQQLFIDLVPSQLEKLSFSISQEDWSTVAHIAHSLKSTYGNIGIKGAAQAATKMEEICNKRNNFSDLDNLLKIVNSTTDKVIAVFQEQLHSTINS
- a CDS encoding TolC family protein; its protein translation is MKKILVSLLLSSSILLAFGQNNPQPTDWQEKFFKSPEIALPLLIDAAVKYSAQIEKLDAAKQIAYDNIRLSRKQILNGLAVGSGYSYGTMLNTVNGDQQVSQINAFNLPARAQYNSGINLSLSLGQLLGRKYEVHRQELTLKQAEADRKTEEREIRQLVIKTYQEVSLAKVTWEQSVDALQSADINKKLADKKFKLGQIELDELMVVNDFYTKSAMAQEQFKNKYETVYLILEELTGITINDLMNRK
- a CDS encoding response regulator transcription factor, producing MKKRLLIVDDEPSIGLILEHYFAKEYLVQVKSNGQEAMTWLQEGHHIDAIVADFEMPLMNGLDFIKQLRATTKFSDIPLIMLSGKDETSNKITCLKQGADDYMIKPFNPEELDIRIKNVLRRIKA
- a CDS encoding sugar transferase gives rise to the protein MRKRVVCLGSNEQEVQDFTSEFAADVDVQHFDNPTNFLSWLAKGEYFDAILDSASLTSPLGLNLIRTLKKDIGIKEPIFWLTNDSVSSGLQSMLVDAGVTDIFSQKIEKEKLLAQLQLTDTGKTAISATQKNPYAYQNPIGKRTFDILVSATALLCLSPLFLLVALLVKLESKGPAFYYSYRVGTGYRIFRFWKFRSMRQNADKMLTSMKNLNQYQTAIAEEPAQQFTSLCAACTAAGTNCQSPLIDSQGKTICEKQYKVAKQAENGAAFIKIANDPRITKIGMFLRNTSLDELPQLYNVLRGDMSIVGNRPLPLYEAEKITTDHFAARFIAPAGITGLWQVSKRGKGGNMSEEERKELDIEYAKNFSLRKDLQIILKTFPALFQKENV
- a CDS encoding GumC family protein, encoding MTFKSFYRLMLRNWLILISIPLITAASIYYFARKMDKEYTSDTVIYTGIASGVGIKTDNSSDYFATNRAFANLLNLINSRETKQEVALRILASHLQLKKYDPAVLSWKTYTHLNELISEPLKKKLVGTTVEETVKKLENYLKSNQQNEIYTILNSEEPGYSLKALSKINATQLPNSNLLKIDFSSNDAVMCQQTLEILSNVFIRKHTELMEGQNESVMNYFETATTKAYKRLEAAEENFLKFHKTNSLINYNEQASAIAADKQHMLENYNSLEMQYAGAFGALKAVEKTLKERGAVNLYNQEILQLRDQLSKLNTQLAEVEVINRGKSNAAATSQIATLKQQADVIENKIRITMDNAYSKIQSVQAVLSKDLLNEWIKNTVLVEELKGQLFVIRRQLKVFGEEYDKVAPLGAELRKIEREKDLAEKEYFSLLNGLTESKLNQRNIEITSELTVVDPPYTPVKAIKSNLLLLLLFGASGTFFMVTAYLVGSEMLDNSLKNTFVATQQTGFPIVGILPVLFGKKKQQILQAKTAEELLSRQVLLKMQQRNNANEPFIIGVLSSLAEEGKSTAISILTNQLNTKGIKTLALFPEDHTNQIASGTHTSFYSPLYGLNNRITIADILIGKNYPSYSVIFIEFPAVLENTYPASLLKYLDFIVLTVRANRTWQKTDQAVFEEIKKVSHAPIEVLLNGVLAKNDDTLTSIKHTATPKAVKPKVIQPIIGQQEEVHLPV
- a CDS encoding O-antigen ligase family protein — encoded protein: MHSTIIKEPKANNIILPVAIIAAIASGWLTVKVGVFMPLALVGIVIAFAFTAAVFIQPKVGFIAYIIYCFIITAILRNSPVAPPIGPLMDGLLLLSCVAVAFNRYQYHWSNLRNGHFLLAFVWFLINLIEIVNPAGASRIGWLQEMRFTSLNWLLIALLSAVLFTQKKDLDFFLKLVLGLSLLATLYGMKQLYIGLTEGEQRWLDAGADLTHIVFGKLRVFSLFTDAGQFGASQAHLGLVALVLALGPFKWWKKIVLGIASAILLYGMLISGTRGALFALVVGVFVALFLSKQTKTLIVGCALALGSLYILKYTTIGNSYSYHIVRLRTALDPEDISLNVRFNNQQKLKKYLADLPFGGGVGVSGMNGTTYNSDKFLSIIPPDSYWVKVWVMYGVVGLVIWFGIIMYILGKCSGIIWNLKDPKLRIKLIALTAGTAGVFACSYGNEVINGIPSALIVYISWSFVFLAPKLDSKN